A genomic window from Sulfurospirillum multivorans DSM 12446 includes:
- a CDS encoding NADH-quinone oxidoreductase subunit J, translating to MYEIIAFYVFAALTIGMFSIVVTSRNALYAMSALAGGMIFISGFFFILDAEFLGVVQIVVYSGAIMALYAFGMMFFDTTRDVSEKMRSKRIAYSLSLSSAVLIVVILCAPLVGESVEALYPSIEGVGNVQMIGVVLFTKYLVPFELAAIMLLVAMISGIVLASKKMDEYLAIEDEDLEDVKEGR from the coding sequence ATGTATGAAATTATAGCATTTTATGTTTTTGCCGCATTGACCATCGGTATGTTTAGCATTGTGGTGACGAGTCGTAATGCCCTGTATGCGATGAGTGCATTAGCGGGCGGAATGATCTTCATCTCGGGCTTCTTTTTCATTTTGGATGCCGAGTTTTTAGGGGTCGTTCAAATCGTCGTTTATTCGGGCGCTATTATGGCACTTTACGCGTTTGGTATGATGTTTTTTGATACAACCCGCGATGTTTCAGAGAAAATGCGCTCCAAAAGAATCGCCTACAGCCTCTCCCTCTCCAGTGCGGTTTTGATTGTCGTCATTTTATGCGCACCGCTTGTGGGCGAGAGTGTGGAAGCACTGTATCCTAGCATCGAGGGTGTAGGCAATGTTCAGATGATCGGCGTTGTGCTCTTTACCAAATACTTAGTTCCGTTTGAGTTAGCCGCCATCATGCTTTTGGTTGCGATGATCTCAGGCATTGTGCTTGCGAGTAAAAAGATGGATGAGTATTTAGCCATCGAAGATGAAGATCTTGAAGATGTCAAGGAGGGCAGATGA
- a CDS encoding NADH-quinone oxidoreductase subunit G, protein MSDVLITIDGKQCTATEGEYVLGVARRNDIFIPALCYVTNCSPTLACRLCLVDIDGKRAYSCNARAKEGMNVITKTEEIEKERRAIMEIYDINHPLECGVCDQSGECELQNYTLHMAVDSQHHCIADTHRPTKQWGKIHYDASLCIVCERCVTVCKDMIGESALKTVPRGGAELDKAWKDKTEKDAYAMWNKLQKSIIGIASGAETLDCTQCGECTAVCPVGALVSSDFQYTSNAWELQKIPASNPHSSDCSLLYYDVKHTSTSNPEPKIYRVNSDHNYAPLHAAARYGFDFQNEVTCKDESAFARVVELLQTKVDTIVFDSYITNEEALILQKLKEKFGFKLVNEDAKAYQNFLKHFASTSGSNLYSGDLKFISESNFVVSFGSAIKTDSPNAGYAMNNAIGMNKGAGLYFHPVADPIVSAYSKNLLSITHKIGAEEAIAYLLLDLFGDKAAMPKGVVDYLASFHAVEKKIIQESVKEEIKEMVKDEESGEEKEVVKTITKMVETEIEVDTNALLEMIGEEVDLVEKITKLLDKKDSFSLIAGEDLYTHPRAENIAKLLGLIERFTAFKLVIIPSRTNTLGISLICDLDDVKGNFSLGYNVKGDFTLSSLGKGDLDMPALNQQEGTFTSMNKCVVPTNAALAFKGYCLNDIANAVGLEAEWTIDYTPYLPSEKGFKKEKFDTLPNRFENDGTENRGYALEPQTFTCKDNVEPIASFTCKEGDVVYRANPVYQFSAFTNKAHQLSEAGALYASTAFLEAKNLHDGAVVTVENEAGAKLVIAVKEEKMIDGLIAYLPTFDTKIDTAPFFKEGYRFAHVVIKGVEHV, encoded by the coding sequence ATGAGCGATGTTTTAATAACCATAGATGGAAAACAGTGTACCGCGACAGAGGGTGAATACGTTTTAGGCGTTGCGCGCAGAAACGATATTTTTATCCCAGCGCTCTGTTATGTAACGAACTGTTCACCAACGCTTGCGTGTCGTTTGTGTTTGGTGGATATCGATGGCAAAAGGGCGTACAGTTGTAACGCACGCGCCAAAGAGGGCATGAACGTTATCACGAAAACGGAAGAGATCGAAAAAGAGCGAAGAGCGATCATGGAGATTTATGACATTAACCATCCTTTGGAGTGTGGTGTCTGCGACCAAAGTGGTGAATGCGAACTGCAAAACTACACCTTGCATATGGCTGTGGACAGCCAACACCACTGCATCGCCGACACGCACCGCCCAACCAAACAGTGGGGTAAAATCCATTACGATGCATCACTCTGTATCGTGTGTGAGCGTTGTGTCACGGTGTGTAAAGATATGATCGGCGAATCAGCCCTTAAAACCGTTCCTCGCGGTGGTGCTGAGCTTGATAAGGCATGGAAAGATAAAACCGAAAAAGACGCCTATGCGATGTGGAATAAACTCCAAAAGTCGATCATCGGTATTGCCAGTGGTGCTGAAACACTCGACTGTACACAGTGTGGCGAGTGTACGGCGGTATGTCCTGTAGGAGCGCTTGTTAGCTCAGACTTCCAATACACGTCTAACGCATGGGAACTTCAAAAAATCCCAGCGTCTAATCCGCATAGCAGTGATTGTTCGCTTCTTTATTACGATGTCAAACACACCAGTACGAGTAATCCTGAACCTAAAATTTACCGCGTCAATAGTGACCATAACTACGCGCCCCTTCATGCGGCAGCTCGTTATGGTTTTGACTTCCAAAACGAGGTTACATGTAAAGATGAAAGTGCGTTTGCACGGGTGGTTGAACTGCTTCAAACCAAAGTTGATACCATCGTTTTTGACAGTTACATTACCAATGAAGAAGCGTTGATTTTACAAAAACTCAAAGAGAAATTTGGCTTTAAGTTAGTAAACGAAGATGCCAAAGCGTATCAAAACTTCCTCAAACATTTTGCAAGTACATCAGGTTCAAATCTCTACAGTGGCGATTTAAAATTTATTTCTGAAAGCAATTTTGTCGTAAGCTTTGGATCTGCGATTAAAACTGATAGCCCTAATGCAGGGTATGCGATGAATAATGCGATTGGTATGAACAAAGGTGCTGGACTTTATTTCCACCCTGTGGCAGACCCCATCGTTTCGGCTTACTCAAAAAATCTTCTTAGTATCACTCATAAAATTGGCGCAGAAGAAGCCATCGCTTATCTTCTACTTGACCTTTTTGGTGATAAAGCGGCGATGCCAAAAGGTGTCGTTGACTATCTTGCCTCTTTTCACGCAGTAGAGAAAAAAATCATTCAAGAGAGCGTCAAAGAAGAGATCAAAGAGATGGTCAAAGACGAAGAGAGTGGCGAAGAAAAAGAGGTTGTTAAAACCATCACGAAAATGGTGGAGACCGAGATTGAAGTTGACACCAATGCGCTTCTTGAGATGATTGGTGAGGAAGTGGATTTGGTTGAGAAAATTACTAAACTGCTGGATAAAAAAGATAGCTTTAGTTTGATCGCGGGCGAAGACCTTTACACGCATCCACGAGCGGAAAATATCGCCAAACTGTTAGGCTTGATTGAGCGTTTTACCGCGTTTAAACTGGTCATTATTCCTTCACGTACCAATACATTGGGTATTTCGCTCATCTGTGATTTGGACGATGTAAAAGGAAACTTTAGTCTAGGCTATAACGTGAAAGGTGATTTTACGCTGAGTAGTTTGGGTAAGGGTGATTTGGATATGCCAGCCCTTAATCAACAAGAAGGAACGTTTACGTCGATGAACAAATGCGTTGTTCCTACCAACGCGGCACTTGCTTTTAAAGGCTATTGTCTTAATGATATTGCTAATGCCGTGGGCTTGGAAGCGGAGTGGACGATTGATTATACGCCTTATTTACCGAGTGAAAAAGGTTTTAAGAAAGAGAAATTTGATACCTTGCCGAACCGTTTTGAAAACGATGGTACTGAAAATCGTGGCTACGCCCTTGAGCCTCAAACGTTTACATGTAAAGATAATGTTGAACCAATTGCAAGCTTTACATGTAAAGAGGGCGATGTGGTTTACCGTGCTAATCCAGTATATCAATTTAGCGCCTTCACCAACAAAGCGCATCAACTCAGTGAAGCAGGAGCGCTGTACGCATCGACGGCATTCTTAGAAGCTAAAAATCTTCACGATGGTGCAGTCGTTACCGTGGAAAATGAGGCAGGTGCGAAGTTGGTTATCGCTGTAAAAGAAGAGAAGATGATCGATGGATTGATCGCGTATCTTCCAACGTTCGATACCAAAATCGATACCGCACCGTTTTTTAAAGAGGGTTACCGATTCGCTCACGTCGTGATTAAAGGAGTTGAACATGTTTGA
- the nuoI gene encoding NADH-quinone oxidoreductase subunit NuoI, translating into MELKDFKQRNISPGYIFLEGEKAPENGWQAFQKVVKRTLKGELFVGLWIVFREMIRFDIHTIQYPAEKMEMSPRYRAIHRLLRLFESGSERCIGCGLCEKICISNCIRMDTHIDEKSRKMVSEYSINFGRCIFCGYCAEVCPELAIVHGVEYENASEQRAHFGLKEDMLTPLDTFRANEQKEFPGFGALSDNADEAVKQTPLAY; encoded by the coding sequence ATGGAATTAAAAGATTTTAAGCAACGTAATATTTCTCCTGGATACATCTTTCTTGAGGGTGAAAAAGCACCTGAAAATGGGTGGCAAGCGTTTCAAAAAGTGGTCAAACGAACGCTCAAAGGCGAGCTTTTTGTTGGTCTTTGGATAGTGTTTCGAGAGATGATTCGTTTTGACATTCACACGATTCAGTACCCTGCCGAAAAAATGGAGATGAGTCCACGCTATCGTGCCATTCATCGTCTGCTTCGTCTGTTTGAAAGTGGTAGTGAGCGCTGCATTGGGTGTGGGTTGTGTGAGAAAATTTGTATCTCGAATTGTATTCGCATGGACACGCACATTGATGAGAAAAGCCGAAAAATGGTGAGCGAATACAGCATTAACTTTGGGCGTTGTATCTTTTGTGGGTATTGCGCTGAGGTCTGTCCTGAACTTGCCATCGTGCATGGGGTAGAGTATGAAAATGCCAGTGAACAACGCGCTCATTTTGGTCTCAAAGAGGATATGTTAACCCCGCTTGATACCTTTAGAGCCAACGAACAAAAAGAGTTTCCAGGGTTTGGTGCATTAAGTGATAATGCCGATGAAGCTGTGAAACAGACACCATTAGCGTATTGA
- the nuoK gene encoding NADH-quinone oxidoreductase subunit NuoK, with amino-acid sequence MITLTHYFILTGILFSIGLVGVMRRTNLLMLFFSTEILLNAINVGFVAVSKYYNDLSGQLFAFFIIAVAASEVAVGLGLLILWYKRNGSVDLNSLQTMKG; translated from the coding sequence ATGATCACCTTAACACACTATTTTATTTTAACAGGTATTCTATTTTCCATTGGGCTTGTCGGTGTGATGCGACGAACGAACCTTTTAATGCTTTTTTTCTCAACCGAGATTTTGCTCAATGCGATTAACGTAGGGTTTGTAGCGGTTTCAAAATATTACAACGATCTGAGCGGTCAACTTTTCGCCTTTTTTATCATTGCCGTTGCGGCAAGTGAAGTTGCCGTGGGGCTTGGACTTCTCATCTTGTGGTACAAACGCAATGGCTCGGTTGATCTTAACAGCCTTCAAACGATGAAAGGGTAA
- a CDS encoding NADH-ubiquinone oxidoreductase subunit E family protein, whose product MQRYDLRHLGDDFYGRMLEIIDETAMGEVSIFMFEIGDFSPIQKSADVIKEAGWTLMNSLKFNEADWTIVVKKVKSEVA is encoded by the coding sequence ATGCAACGGTATGATTTACGCCATTTAGGGGATGATTTTTACGGACGTATGCTTGAGATTATCGATGAGACAGCCATGGGTGAAGTGTCCATTTTTATGTTTGAGATCGGTGATTTTTCTCCCATTCAAAAAAGTGCAGACGTCATCAAGGAGGCAGGTTGGACACTCATGAACTCGTTGAAATTCAATGAAGCTGACTGGACAATTGTGGTTAAAAAAGTGAAAAGTGAAGTAGCATAG
- the nuoL gene encoding NADH-quinone oxidoreductase subunit L: MENYLYTALFAPLVSSLFVALFAARPKMLFTGIVASLLIAISMIASFVLLIDVNTYGPLHVTMMDWIAAGNLDVPFGFVVDEISVIMMVTVTLVSTIVHIYSIGYMDYDKSFNRFFSYLSAFVFSMMILVMSDNFVGLFIGWEGVGLCSWLLIGFWYQKHSASWAANEAFIMNRIADLGMLMGLFLIYWSVGSFQYDEFFASVKTMDSTLLTTIGIFLFIGAMGKSAQFPLHTWLADAMEGPTPVSALIHAATMVTAGVYLVIRCGELYALIPDVGFAIASLGAFVALFAASMALVNNDLKRIIAYSTLSQLGYMFVAAGLGAYWIALFHLMTHAFFKSLLFLGAGNVMHAMHDELNIKKMGGLYGSMKATAILMSVASVALAGIYPFAGFFSKDKILEVAFNEGAYFLWFALFIGAGLTAFYSFRLVMLVFFGEKEHVKYGIHPHEAQPFVIYALLPLGLLAIVAGFLEHTFEGFVTRLLAQYEIHIEHGTEVLLIAATLGIALSGIAFAVYMYRHGGFPKSWEERFCYKLLSNQYYIPKLYELYIMRPFSALANFAWQKIDTKVVDLTVDLIAKMVYSTGEKSRKMQSGNLSDMLRWMVVGMIGLLILAFVYRPMV, from the coding sequence ATGGAAAATTATCTTTATACCGCACTCTTTGCACCCTTGGTAAGCTCACTGTTTGTCGCCTTGTTTGCGGCACGCCCTAAGATGCTTTTTACGGGCATTGTGGCTTCTCTTCTTATTGCGATTTCGATGATTGCCTCCTTTGTGTTGCTCATCGATGTGAACACGTATGGCCCTTTACATGTAACGATGATGGACTGGATTGCCGCGGGCAATTTGGACGTTCCGTTTGGCTTTGTGGTCGATGAAATTTCTGTCATTATGATGGTCACCGTCACGCTGGTTTCAACCATCGTTCATATCTATTCGATTGGGTATATGGATTACGATAAGAGCTTTAACCGCTTTTTCTCTTACCTTTCCGCCTTTGTTTTCTCGATGATGATTTTGGTCATGAGCGATAACTTTGTAGGGCTTTTCATTGGTTGGGAAGGCGTGGGACTGTGTTCATGGCTCCTCATTGGTTTTTGGTACCAAAAACACTCTGCCTCTTGGGCGGCGAATGAAGCGTTTATTATGAACCGAATTGCCGACCTTGGCATGTTGATGGGTCTTTTTCTGATCTACTGGAGTGTGGGATCATTCCAATACGATGAATTTTTTGCCAGCGTAAAAACGATGGATTCTACGCTTCTGACAACGATTGGTATCTTCTTATTTATCGGTGCGATGGGTAAATCAGCACAGTTTCCCCTTCACACATGGCTCGCCGATGCGATGGAAGGTCCAACACCGGTTTCAGCACTCATTCACGCGGCGACCATGGTAACCGCAGGTGTTTATCTGGTTATTCGTTGTGGCGAACTCTATGCCCTTATCCCCGATGTGGGCTTTGCAATCGCATCCTTAGGCGCATTTGTCGCACTCTTTGCCGCTTCAATGGCATTGGTCAATAACGATCTTAAACGCATTATCGCCTACTCAACGCTTTCACAATTAGGTTACATGTTTGTGGCAGCAGGACTGGGTGCCTACTGGATTGCACTGTTTCACTTGATGACACACGCCTTCTTTAAATCACTTCTTTTTTTGGGTGCGGGTAATGTGATGCACGCGATGCACGATGAACTCAACATCAAAAAAATGGGTGGGTTGTATGGTTCGATGAAAGCAACGGCTATTTTGATGAGCGTGGCTTCGGTGGCATTGGCGGGAATTTATCCTTTCGCTGGCTTTTTCTCCAAAGATAAAATCTTGGAAGTTGCCTTTAATGAAGGTGCATACTTTTTATGGTTTGCCCTTTTCATCGGTGCGGGACTCACTGCATTTTACAGTTTCCGTTTGGTAATGCTCGTTTTCTTTGGCGAAAAAGAGCATGTGAAGTATGGCATTCATCCGCATGAAGCGCAACCGTTTGTCATTTATGCCCTGCTTCCTTTAGGGCTCTTAGCTATTGTGGCAGGATTTCTAGAACATACGTTTGAAGGGTTTGTAACGCGTCTTTTGGCACAGTATGAGATTCACATCGAACACGGTACGGAAGTGTTGCTCATTGCCGCCACATTGGGAATTGCGCTCAGTGGAATTGCTTTTGCAGTTTACATGTACAGGCACGGAGGTTTCCCAAAATCGTGGGAAGAACGTTTTTGCTACAAACTTTTAAGCAACCAATACTATATACCCAAACTCTATGAACTCTATATTATGCGTCCTTTTAGTGCTTTAGCAAACTTTGCATGGCAAAAAATTGATACGAAAGTGGTGGATTTAACAGTGGATTTAATTGCTAAAATGGTGTACTCCACAGGTGAAAAAAGCAGAAAAATGCAAAGTGGTAACCTCTCTGATATGCTCAGATGGATGGTGGTTGGTATGATTGGCTTACTCATTTTAGCCTTCGTTTATAGACCGATGGTTTAG
- a CDS encoding NADH-quinone oxidoreductase subunit C, protein MMRRYSDKQNVQKKPYYSDRYFVAPQIPKEAVESDEIFANDVKVLQESFEIKEAYIQRGQLVVYIDPKDNVDVLMALRDQLSYNFLSEHSAIDWLAKSGEFEIFYQMLSTSKRKRMRVKCFIKEKEVLKSVINVYKSADWAEREMYDMFGVIISGHPYMKRILMPDDWYDHPLRKTYPLHGDEVAQWYEIDKIFGKEYRDIIGPEDRDSARVDVNDTYRFAHLNHEVPFGAEPSQEKTNIDYQEEGGVFIVKKLKKEDAKIVKERY, encoded by the coding sequence ATGATGAGACGTTACAGCGATAAACAAAATGTTCAAAAAAAGCCGTATTACAGTGATCGTTACTTTGTAGCCCCTCAAATTCCAAAAGAGGCTGTGGAGAGTGACGAAATCTTTGCCAATGATGTCAAAGTATTGCAAGAGAGTTTTGAGATCAAAGAGGCGTATATTCAAAGGGGGCAATTGGTTGTTTATATTGACCCAAAAGATAACGTCGATGTTTTAATGGCTTTAAGAGATCAGCTCTCCTACAACTTTTTGAGTGAACACAGCGCGATTGACTGGTTAGCCAAAAGTGGTGAATTTGAGATTTTTTACCAGATGCTTTCAACCTCAAAGCGTAAACGCATGCGTGTGAAATGTTTTATCAAAGAAAAAGAGGTGCTTAAAAGCGTTATTAACGTTTACAAAAGTGCCGATTGGGCGGAGCGCGAGATGTACGATATGTTCGGTGTTATTATCAGTGGACATCCGTATATGAAACGTATTTTAATGCCCGATGATTGGTATGACCATCCGCTTCGCAAAACCTATCCGTTGCACGGTGATGAAGTGGCGCAATGGTATGAGATCGATAAGATTTTTGGTAAAGAGTACCGTGACATCATAGGACCCGAAGATCGCGATAGTGCACGTGTGGATGTGAACGATACGTACCGTTTTGCACACCTTAACCACGAAGTGCCTTTTGGTGCTGAGCCAAGCCAAGAAAAAACGAACATCGATTACCAAGAAGAGGGTGGCGTATTTATCGTGAAAAAACTCAAAAAAGAAGATGCTAAAATCGTGAAAGAGAGATATTAA
- the nuoD gene encoding NADH dehydrogenase (quinone) subunit D, with the protein MQKVNRLKPFFENIAFEREDNHMIVNFGPQHPSAHGQLRLILELDGEKVSKATPDIGYLHRGMEKMAENMIYNEFLPTTDRMDYIAATANNYGFALSVEKLIGLEVPRRAKVIRMMLLELNRISSHLFWLATHALDVGAMTIFLYTFREREYTLDLIEDYCGARLTHSSVRIGGVPLDLPKGWIDGLNKFINHLPLDIADYEGLLDQNRIWKMRLEDVGVVSPEQAQSWGCSGPMLRGSGIAWDIRKEEPYELYDEVEFDVPVSTTCDSYGRYKLHMEEMRQSVRILKQLIPMYAETSPEIMAHAPQYISAPKEQIMTQNYSLMQHFVLVTQGMRPPVGEVYVATESPKGELGFYINSQGDPYPYRLKLRAPSFFHTALLQEILVGEYLADVVAIIGNANIVFGEIDR; encoded by the coding sequence ATGCAAAAAGTCAATCGTCTAAAACCTTTTTTTGAGAATATTGCTTTTGAGCGTGAAGATAACCACATGATCGTTAACTTTGGCCCTCAACACCCAAGTGCACACGGTCAGCTTCGTTTGATTTTGGAACTTGATGGCGAAAAAGTGAGCAAAGCGACCCCTGATATTGGCTATTTGCATCGCGGTATGGAGAAAATGGCTGAGAATATGATCTACAACGAATTTTTACCAACGACCGATCGAATGGATTATATTGCCGCAACTGCCAATAACTACGGCTTTGCGCTCTCGGTTGAAAAACTCATCGGTCTTGAAGTGCCAAGACGTGCTAAAGTGATTCGTATGATGCTTTTGGAGCTTAACCGCATCTCTTCTCACCTCTTTTGGCTCGCAACGCATGCCCTTGATGTGGGCGCGATGACAATTTTCCTTTACACCTTTAGAGAGCGAGAATACACGCTGGATTTGATCGAAGATTATTGTGGTGCGCGTTTGACGCACTCTTCGGTGAGAATCGGTGGTGTGCCACTGGATTTGCCAAAGGGATGGATTGACGGGCTCAATAAATTTATTAACCATTTGCCGCTTGATATTGCAGATTACGAAGGCTTACTTGACCAAAACCGTATCTGGAAAATGCGTTTGGAAGATGTGGGCGTTGTGAGCCCTGAACAAGCGCAAAGTTGGGGCTGTTCAGGACCGATGCTCAGAGGAAGTGGCATTGCATGGGATATTCGCAAAGAAGAGCCGTATGAACTCTACGATGAAGTGGAGTTTGATGTGCCTGTAAGTACGACCTGCGATAGTTATGGAAGGTATAAGCTTCACATGGAAGAGATGCGCCAAAGTGTTCGCATTCTCAAGCAACTCATTCCGATGTATGCGGAGACCTCACCCGAAATTATGGCCCATGCGCCTCAATATATCTCTGCGCCTAAAGAGCAGATTATGACGCAAAATTATTCGTTGATGCAGCATTTTGTACTCGTGACGCAAGGGATGCGTCCTCCTGTTGGAGAAGTGTATGTGGCGACCGAATCACCTAAAGGGGAGCTTGGTTTTTACATCAACTCTCAGGGCGATCCGTATCCTTACAGGTTAAAGCTTCGCGCACCGAGTTTCTTTCACACGGCACTTTTACAAGAGATTTTAGTGGGTGAATATTTAGCCGACGTGGTTGCGATTATTGGTAACGCGAACATCGTCTTTGGCGAAATTGACAGATAG
- the nuoH gene encoding NADH-quinone oxidoreductase subunit NuoH, translated as MFETAVLVETIVKAVIVVAVVAGMAGFATFIERKVLAFMQRRLGPMNVGPYGLLQLAADGIKLFTKEDIVPQNAVKPIFMIAPVIAATTAFVAMAAVPYFPEFTLFGYVIHPIISDINVALLYVMGVASVGIYGPLLAGMSSANKWSLLGAARAVVQMLSFEVVTGLSVLAPIMMIGSLSLIDINDYQSDGLTSWLIWKQPLAFILFAMAGFMETNRAPFDTIEFEAEVVAGYATEYSGMRWGLFFIGEYANMITISVLVSILFMGGYNSLWFIPGAVMMLVKVSFWVFLFLWVRAAWPHIRPDQLMWVCWKVLMPLAVINILITGFVLI; from the coding sequence ATGTTTGAAACAGCCGTTTTGGTTGAAACCATTGTCAAAGCCGTCATTGTTGTTGCGGTGGTTGCAGGTATGGCAGGGTTTGCGACGTTTATTGAACGAAAAGTGTTAGCCTTTATGCAACGCCGTCTAGGACCCATGAATGTGGGCCCGTATGGGTTATTACAACTCGCAGCCGATGGTATTAAACTCTTTACCAAAGAGGACATTGTCCCTCAAAATGCGGTCAAGCCTATTTTTATGATAGCCCCCGTGATTGCTGCAACAACAGCGTTTGTGGCGATGGCAGCGGTTCCTTATTTTCCTGAATTCACCCTTTTTGGCTATGTGATTCATCCGATTATCTCCGACATTAACGTAGCACTTTTGTATGTGATGGGCGTGGCATCGGTGGGCATTTATGGTCCACTACTAGCTGGTATGAGCAGTGCCAATAAATGGTCACTTTTAGGTGCGGCACGCGCTGTGGTGCAGATGCTCTCGTTTGAAGTGGTCACGGGTTTATCGGTACTTGCACCGATTATGATGATAGGCTCTTTATCACTGATTGATATTAACGATTACCAAAGTGATGGTCTTACCAGTTGGCTGATTTGGAAGCAACCTTTAGCCTTTATTTTGTTTGCGATGGCGGGATTCATGGAGACCAATCGTGCGCCTTTTGATACGATTGAGTTTGAAGCCGAAGTTGTGGCTGGGTATGCGACGGAGTATTCAGGTATGCGTTGGGGACTCTTTTTCATTGGTGAATATGCCAATATGATCACGATTTCAGTCCTTGTCAGCATCCTCTTTATGGGCGGCTACAATTCACTTTGGTTTATTCCAGGAGCCGTGATGATGTTAGTGAAAGTCTCTTTTTGGGTCTTTTTATTTTTATGGGTAAGAGCAGCATGGCCACACATTAGACCCGATCAGTTGATGTGGGTCTGTTGGAAAGTCTTAATGCCTTTAGCGGTGATTAACATCTTAATCACTGGCTTTGTGCTGATTTAG
- a CDS encoding NADH-quinone oxidoreductase subunit M translates to MEHILSLLVFFPAIAGLLGFLVVKESIRAYGISVSAIEFFLSIILWIGYDGSNAGYQFVEYYPFISSYGMSYYLGVDGISLFLVILSTFITMIALIALSIEKEIKNLIISVLFLEMTMVGVFVILDVIWFYAFWELSLVPMLYIIGAWGSANRMYASIKFFLYTFAGSVLMLVGILYMGFLYHEATGIWSFALPDWYLLQVPFETQLWLFGAFFLAFAIKVPMFPFHTWLPYAHGQAPTIGSIILAAVLLKMGSYGFVRFSLPLFPDASVYFLIPVAVICIIMVIYAAMIAYAQKDMKQVIAYSSISHMGIVILGTFAMNAEGITGSIFLMLSHGIVSGALFMLVGVIYDRRHTKLMSDFGGLASVMPNFATIYGIMLMASVGLPLSIGFVGEFLSLAGFYRISWVMTLLAGTGIILGAVYMLVLYKKSFFGEVVHAENRTLKDLNAKELTALIPLVALVVILGVYPKPVLSVIDMSVQKMLVLMDQKAVVQETKDLLFKANTIGGAY, encoded by the coding sequence ATGGAACATATTTTATCACTTCTTGTATTTTTCCCTGCAATTGCAGGGCTCTTAGGCTTTTTGGTCGTTAAAGAGAGCATTCGAGCGTATGGTATCAGTGTCAGTGCGATTGAGTTTTTTCTCTCGATTATTTTATGGATTGGCTATGATGGTTCCAATGCTGGCTATCAATTTGTCGAGTATTATCCTTTTATCTCAAGCTATGGTATGAGTTATTATCTTGGCGTGGACGGTATTTCCCTTTTCTTAGTGATCTTATCGACCTTTATTACGATGATCGCACTTATTGCACTGAGTATCGAAAAAGAGATTAAAAACCTTATCATCTCCGTGCTCTTTTTAGAGATGACGATGGTGGGCGTATTTGTGATCTTGGATGTGATTTGGTTCTACGCCTTTTGGGAACTCTCTTTGGTGCCGATGCTCTATATCATTGGTGCGTGGGGAAGTGCGAACCGTATGTACGCTTCGATAAAATTCTTTCTCTACACCTTTGCAGGCTCCGTTTTAATGCTTGTGGGCATTTTGTATATGGGCTTTTTATACCACGAGGCAACGGGTATTTGGAGTTTTGCATTGCCAGATTGGTATTTGTTGCAAGTACCATTTGAGACGCAACTGTGGCTTTTTGGAGCGTTCTTCTTAGCGTTTGCGATTAAAGTGCCGATGTTCCCGTTTCATACATGGCTGCCTTATGCGCACGGTCAAGCCCCAACGATTGGTTCGATCATCCTTGCAGCCGTGCTTCTTAAAATGGGAAGTTACGGTTTTGTCCGTTTTTCACTCCCGCTATTTCCGGATGCGTCGGTCTATTTTCTGATCCCTGTGGCGGTGATTTGTATCATCATGGTGATTTACGCGGCGATGATTGCGTATGCACAAAAAGATATGAAACAGGTGATTGCCTACAGTTCGATTTCGCATATGGGTATTGTCATCCTTGGAACGTTTGCAATGAATGCTGAGGGCATTACAGGCTCCATCTTCTTGATGCTGAGCCATGGTATTGTCAGTGGCGCTCTGTTTATGCTGGTGGGGGTCATTTACGATCGCCGTCATACGAAGCTTATGAGTGATTTTGGAGGTCTGGCTTCCGTGATGCCAAACTTTGCAACCATCTACGGCATTATGCTGATGGCCTCTGTTGGACTTCCTCTTTCCATCGGATTTGTTGGGGAGTTTTTATCCTTAGCAGGGTTTTACCGCATTAGCTGGGTAATGACATTGTTGGCGGGAACGGGCATTATTTTGGGTGCAGTTTACATGCTCGTTTTGTATAAAAAATCTTTTTTTGGTGAAGTCGTGCATGCTGAGAATAGAACCCTCAAAGATCTTAACGCAAAAGAGTTAACGGCACTGATTCCGTTAGTGGCACTGGTCGTCATTTTGGGTGTTTATCCCAAACCCGTACTCAGTGTGATTGATATGAGTGTTCAAAAGATGCTGGTACTCATGGATCAAAAAGCGGTTGTGCAAGAGACAAAAGATCTGTTGTTTAAAGCCAATACGATAGGAGGAGCCTACTAA